One Microbacterium sp. zg-B96 genomic region harbors:
- a CDS encoding helix-turn-helix transcriptional regulator — MRNTLPQRRQDLGWSQQRLADELGVSRQTIISIEKGRYDPSLPVAFRLAATFQCSIEDLFLFDEGATA; from the coding sequence ATGCGGAACACGCTGCCGCAGCGCCGCCAAGATCTGGGCTGGTCTCAACAACGACTAGCCGACGAACTCGGAGTGTCACGCCAGACGATCATTTCGATTGAGAAAGGCCGTTACGACCCGTCGCTGCCCGTTGCGTTCAGGCTCGCAGCCACGTTCCAATGCAGCATCGAGGACTTGTTCCTCTTCGACGAAGGCGCCACTGCGTAA
- a CDS encoding ABC transporter substrate-binding protein: MRTTRPLIAASIALVTAAALTGCATDSAEAEADAPEASESSTVEFTWDRNLAGEDEEPNYEETTVEVPKNPESIVVFDMASLDTIGALGGEIAGAPLESVPDYLQGYLAEDAFNAGTLFEADLVAIEAQQPDLIIIGGRSTALFEDLSEIAPTVDLSISGTFLDTLERNTTFLGEVLGAEDAAAEALAELEAGIEDAKTVTADAGTGLGLMISGGRLSAMAPAGDAATGRNARGGLIYDVFGVEPVVEDVEAATHGEPVSFEFLLEHNPDFLWVVDRDAATGEENAQAAAAVLDNDIVKQTTAFQEDQIVYLDPTAWYIVFGGIDTTRIMIEDVLQIAE; encoded by the coding sequence ATGCGCACGACTCGCCCACTGATCGCGGCGTCCATCGCCCTCGTGACCGCCGCCGCCCTGACCGGCTGCGCGACCGACTCCGCAGAGGCCGAAGCCGACGCCCCGGAGGCGAGCGAGTCCAGCACGGTCGAGTTCACTTGGGACCGCAACCTCGCCGGTGAGGACGAGGAGCCCAACTACGAAGAGACCACCGTCGAGGTGCCGAAGAACCCCGAGTCCATCGTCGTGTTCGACATGGCGAGCCTCGACACGATCGGTGCTCTCGGCGGCGAGATCGCCGGTGCGCCGCTGGAGTCGGTCCCCGACTACCTGCAGGGCTACCTCGCCGAGGACGCTTTCAACGCCGGCACGCTCTTCGAAGCCGACCTCGTCGCGATCGAGGCGCAGCAGCCCGACCTCATCATCATCGGCGGCCGCTCGACGGCGCTGTTCGAGGACCTGAGCGAAATCGCCCCGACGGTCGACCTGAGCATCAGCGGCACGTTCCTGGACACCCTCGAGCGCAACACCACGTTCCTCGGTGAGGTTCTCGGCGCCGAGGATGCCGCAGCGGAGGCACTCGCCGAACTCGAGGCGGGCATCGAAGACGCGAAGACCGTCACCGCTGACGCCGGCACGGGCCTGGGCCTCATGATCTCGGGCGGCCGGCTCAGCGCCATGGCCCCCGCGGGCGACGCCGCAACCGGACGCAACGCGCGTGGCGGACTGATCTACGACGTGTTCGGCGTCGAGCCGGTCGTCGAGGACGTCGAAGCGGCCACCCACGGCGAGCCGGTCTCGTTCGAGTTCCTGCTCGAGCACAACCCCGACTTCCTGTGGGTCGTCGACCGCGATGCGGCCACCGGCGAGGAGAACGCGCAGGCGGCTGCGGCCGTCCTGGACAACGACATCGTGAAGCAGACCACGGCGTTCCAGGAAGACCAGATCGTCTACCTCGACCCCACCGCCTGGTACATCGTCTTCGGCGGGATCGACACCACCCGCATCATGATCGAGGACGTCCTGCAGATCGCCGAATAA
- a CDS encoding ATP-binding cassette domain-containing protein yields the protein MIALEGVTKRYNGHTVLDDVSITLGESGVTALIGPNGAGKSTLFSLVGRLIRADEGTVTIDGTDVRKAASADLAKTLAVLRQDNHIAARLTVQDLVEFGRFPHSRGRLTAVDREQIDRAIAYLDLDAFRDRFLDELSGGQRQRAFIAMVLAQDTKYVLLDEPLNNLDVRHMGEIMKLVRRMADELGKVVIVVLHDINFAATYSDRIVAMREGRVIADAPVAEIMRPEVLAEVYETPVDVREIDGRPVALYYA from the coding sequence ATGATCGCGCTCGAAGGCGTCACCAAGCGCTACAACGGGCACACCGTGCTCGACGACGTCTCCATCACGCTCGGGGAGTCGGGGGTGACCGCGCTGATCGGACCCAACGGCGCCGGCAAGTCGACGCTGTTCAGCCTGGTCGGGCGCCTCATCCGTGCCGACGAGGGCACGGTCACCATCGACGGCACGGACGTGCGCAAGGCGGCATCCGCAGACCTCGCCAAGACCCTCGCGGTGCTGCGACAGGACAACCACATCGCCGCGCGGCTGACGGTTCAAGACCTCGTGGAGTTCGGGCGCTTCCCGCATTCGCGGGGACGGCTGACCGCCGTGGACCGCGAACAGATCGACCGCGCGATCGCGTATCTGGATCTCGACGCGTTCCGCGACCGTTTTCTCGACGAACTCTCCGGTGGGCAGCGCCAGCGCGCGTTCATCGCGATGGTGCTGGCGCAGGACACCAAGTACGTGCTGCTGGACGAACCGCTGAACAACCTCGACGTGCGGCACATGGGCGAGATCATGAAGCTCGTGCGGCGCATGGCCGACGAATTGGGCAAGGTGGTCATCGTCGTGCTGCACGACATCAATTTCGCCGCGACCTACTCCGACCGCATCGTCGCGATGCGCGAGGGCCGGGTCATCGCCGACGCCCCGGTGGCCGAGATCATGCGCCCCGAGGTGCTCGCCGAGGTCTACGAGACCCCCGTGGACGTGCGTGAGATCGACGGCCGGCCGGTCGCGCTGTACTACGCCTGA
- a CDS encoding DUF2277 domain-containing protein, whose translation MCRNIHTLHNFEPAATDDEVHAAALQYVRKITGTTKPSQANAEAFARAVDEIAHATRHLLADLVAVSAPKNREEEAAKARARAEKSGRYAPRVA comes from the coding sequence ATGTGCCGGAACATCCACACCCTTCACAACTTCGAACCCGCCGCGACGGACGATGAGGTCCACGCCGCCGCGCTGCAGTACGTGCGCAAGATCACGGGGACGACCAAACCCTCCCAGGCCAACGCCGAGGCGTTCGCCCGCGCCGTCGACGAGATCGCGCACGCCACGCGCCACCTGCTCGCGGACCTCGTCGCGGTGTCAGCGCCGAAGAACCGCGAAGAGGAGGCCGCCAAGGCGCGCGCCCGGGCGGAGAAGTCGGGCCGCTACGCGCCGCGCGTTGCCTGA
- a CDS encoding GNAT family N-acetyltransferase, whose protein sequence is MTDLRFENQADASRWAMYRGDDLVSVLDYRDDGHTVAMTRAYTVPPFRGHGYAAQLVDHAVAELEARGDRDVVATCWYVADWFDAHPRHRGILRQPRSA, encoded by the coding sequence ATGACCGATCTTCGGTTCGAGAATCAGGCTGATGCGTCCCGCTGGGCGATGTATCGCGGCGACGATCTGGTGAGCGTCCTGGACTACCGCGACGATGGCCACACGGTCGCGATGACCCGCGCCTACACGGTGCCGCCGTTCCGCGGCCACGGTTATGCCGCGCAGCTCGTCGACCACGCCGTCGCCGAACTCGAGGCCCGTGGCGACCGCGACGTGGTCGCGACGTGCTGGTACGTCGCGGATTGGTTCGACGCGCATCCCCGCCATCGCGGCATCCTGAGGCAGCCCCGGTCGGCGTGA
- a CDS encoding siderophore-interacting protein, with protein MSSTTIPASFRLERRPLDLRFRMTRLAARQWLTPGYVRVRLVGEDLRGFDSLGADDHIRVFFPDSAPETVEQLRAAPSREYTPLGWDAEAGWLDLEFAIHGRGVAASWAATAELGAVAGVGGPRGSMIITGRPDGWLLAGDETAVPAMRRYARSMDAASVGRIIVEVADADHELPIDAPAGVIVEQLHRGTDAAGVALARRLNALTPANRPDGDVFAFVAAEQAIVKPARALLQERWALPTDAFVTKGYWKRGESEYHAPH; from the coding sequence ATGAGCTCGACGACCATTCCGGCATCCTTCCGCCTCGAGCGTCGTCCGCTCGACCTGCGTTTCCGCATGACCCGCCTCGCCGCGCGGCAGTGGCTCACGCCGGGCTACGTGCGGGTGCGGCTCGTAGGTGAGGACCTGCGCGGCTTCGACTCGCTGGGTGCGGACGACCACATCCGGGTGTTCTTCCCCGACTCCGCGCCGGAGACCGTGGAGCAGCTGCGCGCGGCGCCGAGCCGCGAGTACACCCCGCTCGGCTGGGATGCCGAAGCGGGCTGGCTCGATCTGGAGTTCGCCATCCACGGCCGCGGTGTCGCAGCGTCCTGGGCGGCGACCGCCGAACTCGGCGCAGTCGCAGGCGTCGGCGGTCCCCGTGGATCGATGATCATCACGGGCCGCCCGGACGGCTGGCTGCTGGCAGGCGACGAGACCGCCGTGCCCGCGATGCGCCGATACGCGCGCTCGATGGATGCCGCTTCGGTCGGCCGCATCATCGTCGAGGTCGCCGACGCCGACCACGAGCTGCCGATCGATGCGCCGGCCGGGGTGATCGTGGAGCAGTTGCACCGCGGGACGGATGCCGCCGGCGTCGCGCTCGCGCGCCGACTGAATGCCCTCACCCCCGCGAACCGCCCCGACGGGGACGTGTTCGCGTTCGTCGCGGCGGAGCAGGCGATCGTCAAGCCGGCCCGCGCCCTGCTGCAGGAGCGATGGGCGCTGCCGACCGACGCGTTCGTGACGAAGGGCTACTGGAAGCGCGGCGAAAGCGAGTACCACGCGCCGCACTGA
- a CDS encoding DNA-3-methyladenine glycosylase 2 family protein has translation MPRATLPAAPATHAHPRPLETEYRPRVALDAARAIRYQRHGASDPTFTVDGRVLWRASRTPDGVATLAIRVDRDRVRAAAWGPGAEWALHQLPALCGAFDDPDGFDASRHPLIADAHRRHPDLRIGRTDLVFDALASAIVEQKVTVMQAFGAWRSLVTWFGERAPGPTPKPMFAPPTIDGWRHIPSWAWHRAGLEPPQARTIVETARRGESVVAAATAASTGEDVDRVLMSLRGVGIWTSAETRIRAFGDRDAVSVGDYHVAHEVGFALTGHRVDDDGMLELLEPWAGHRQRVIRLIGVSGVREPRRGPRLHPEDHRDR, from the coding sequence ATGCCACGCGCAACCCTCCCCGCCGCGCCCGCCACTCACGCGCACCCGCGTCCACTGGAGACCGAGTACCGGCCGCGGGTCGCCCTCGATGCGGCGCGCGCGATCCGCTACCAGCGCCACGGCGCCAGCGATCCCACGTTCACCGTCGACGGCCGCGTGCTGTGGCGCGCGAGCCGCACTCCCGACGGCGTCGCGACGCTCGCGATCCGCGTTGACCGCGACCGCGTCCGCGCCGCCGCGTGGGGGCCCGGCGCCGAGTGGGCGCTGCACCAGCTTCCCGCCCTGTGCGGCGCGTTCGACGATCCCGACGGATTCGACGCGTCGCGGCATCCACTCATCGCCGACGCCCACCGCCGCCACCCCGACCTGCGCATCGGCCGCACCGACCTCGTCTTCGACGCGCTCGCCAGCGCGATCGTAGAGCAGAAGGTCACGGTCATGCAGGCGTTCGGCGCCTGGCGCTCACTGGTCACCTGGTTCGGGGAGCGGGCGCCCGGCCCCACCCCGAAGCCCATGTTCGCGCCGCCGACGATCGACGGCTGGCGGCATATTCCGAGCTGGGCGTGGCACCGCGCCGGTCTGGAACCGCCGCAGGCTCGCACCATTGTCGAGACGGCCCGGCGCGGCGAATCCGTCGTGGCCGCCGCGACGGCGGCATCCACCGGCGAAGACGTCGACCGCGTGCTGATGAGCCTGCGCGGGGTGGGGATCTGGACCTCCGCCGAAACGCGCATCCGCGCCTTCGGCGACCGCGACGCCGTCAGCGTGGGCGATTACCACGTCGCCCACGAGGTGGGTTTCGCGCTCACCGGGCACCGGGTGGACGACGACGGGATGCTGGAATTGCTCGAGCCCTGGGCCGGTCACCGGCAGCGGGTCATCCGGCTCATCGGCGTCAGCGGGGTGCGCGAGCCGCGCCGCGGGCCGCGACTGCATCCCGAGGACCACCGCGACCGGTGA
- a CDS encoding DUF1622 domain-containing protein: METVFTAVAVGFEVVGAVVMVIGFVIAIVLGALALLHQRGGQVAFTTLRTTLGGAILLGLEVLVAADLIRTITSKPSFEDAAILGMIVLIRTVLSISIQIEIEGVLPWRRALLTSGAQVVAGEVAKAGTVRTADTT; encoded by the coding sequence ATGGAGACCGTGTTCACCGCGGTCGCAGTCGGCTTCGAAGTCGTCGGCGCGGTGGTCATGGTGATCGGCTTCGTCATCGCAATCGTGCTCGGTGCGCTCGCGCTGCTGCACCAGCGGGGCGGGCAGGTCGCGTTCACCACGCTGCGCACGACGCTCGGGGGAGCGATCCTGCTCGGACTGGAGGTGCTGGTCGCCGCCGACCTCATCCGCACCATCACGTCTAAGCCGTCGTTCGAGGATGCCGCGATCCTGGGCATGATCGTGCTGATCCGAACCGTGCTGTCCATCTCGATCCAGATCGAGATCGAGGGCGTGCTGCCGTGGCGGCGGGCGCTGCTCACCAGCGGAGCCCAGGTCGTGGCAGGCGAGGTCGCCAAGGCCGGCACGGTTCGAACCGCCGACACGACGTAG
- a CDS encoding toxin yields MPSDAVPVPRRIRIVGTSGSGKTRLAEQVAALAGIPRLELDAVFWDADWQYRDLAEAHDTIRRFVAENPDGWVIDGNWTSRLDGLLAPGTAGGPDVVVWLDHARPVVMARVIRRTLRRGILREELWHGNRERPSSWLRLDPEENIIRWAWTQHSRQRETMAARAADGWPIVRLSGQRSVDDWRDSLLRH; encoded by the coding sequence ATGCCCAGCGACGCCGTTCCCGTGCCCCGCCGCATCCGCATCGTCGGCACCTCGGGGTCCGGAAAAACTCGGCTGGCCGAGCAGGTCGCCGCCCTTGCCGGGATCCCGCGGCTCGAACTCGATGCCGTGTTCTGGGATGCCGACTGGCAGTACCGCGACCTCGCCGAGGCACACGACACCATCCGCCGGTTCGTGGCCGAGAACCCCGACGGCTGGGTGATCGACGGCAACTGGACCTCTCGTCTGGACGGGCTGCTCGCGCCCGGGACCGCGGGGGGCCCCGATGTGGTCGTCTGGCTCGACCACGCGCGCCCCGTCGTCATGGCCCGCGTGATCCGCCGGACGCTGCGGCGCGGCATCCTGCGCGAAGAGCTCTGGCACGGCAATAGGGAGCGGCCGTCGTCCTGGCTGCGGCTCGACCCGGAGGAGAACATCATCCGGTGGGCGTGGACCCAGCATTCCCGCCAGCGCGAAACCATGGCGGCTCGGGCCGCCGACGGCTGGCCGATCGTGCGCCTGTCCGGACAACGCAGCGTGGATGACTGGCGCGATTCGCTCCTGCGGCACTGA
- a CDS encoding winged helix-turn-helix domain-containing protein: MSTTALLTRPATTRHLRAVEDVTPVAAAAPTPAPAAPAAPAAGRPLPAGTAPRGFALYVGIDEAKAAADGISLSVLVEALRRTLGELAPHAETYATVALAPTGAGGRDVDVVRLALHEPSAVARTQQDEPDEDVAPGGVTVDISRKRVLIDGASAALTFKEFELLQYLVLREGRTIERTELVSSLWQGTTDDDAPGERTIDVHVRRLRSKLGRYEDIVRTVRGVGYRFDRHADVVIRYGHGSPSPDRF; encoded by the coding sequence ATGTCGACCACCGCCCTTCTCACCCGTCCCGCCACCACCCGCCACCTCCGCGCCGTCGAGGATGTCACTCCGGTCGCCGCCGCTGCGCCGACCCCGGCTCCCGCCGCTCCCGCGGCTCCCGCGGCCGGCCGGCCGCTTCCCGCCGGCACGGCACCGCGCGGCTTCGCGCTCTATGTCGGCATCGACGAGGCCAAGGCCGCAGCAGACGGCATCTCGCTCTCCGTTCTCGTCGAGGCGCTGCGTCGCACGCTCGGCGAGCTCGCCCCACACGCCGAGACCTACGCCACCGTGGCGCTGGCCCCCACCGGCGCCGGCGGTCGCGACGTCGACGTGGTGCGTCTGGCGCTGCACGAGCCCAGCGCCGTCGCCCGCACGCAGCAGGACGAACCCGACGAGGACGTCGCCCCCGGCGGCGTCACGGTCGACATCTCGCGCAAGCGCGTGCTGATCGACGGCGCGTCGGCCGCACTGACCTTCAAGGAGTTCGAGCTGCTGCAGTACCTGGTGCTGCGCGAGGGCCGCACGATCGAACGCACCGAGCTGGTGTCGTCGCTGTGGCAGGGCACGACCGACGATGACGCCCCCGGCGAGCGCACGATCGACGTGCACGTGCGCCGGCTGCGTTCCAAGCTCGGTCGGTACGAGGACATCGTGCGCACGGTGCGCGGTGTCGGCTACCGGTTCGACCGGCACGCCGACGTCGTCATCCGTTACGGCCACGGCTCGCCGTCGCCCGACCGCTTCTGA
- a CDS encoding iron chelate uptake ABC transporter family permease subunit produces the protein MTATVVATSTPTPTRPRRTWVGVLIGVSLVVLGAASLFIGVSDVSPAALLEGGADSTAAFLLAASRLPRTIAVLLVGASLGIAGLILQMLVRNKFVEPGTTGVTEFATLGMLVAIVLWPGMAVMGKMGVAAAFGLVGTWVFLRVVRAVPVRQLVLVPLVGIMLGGIVGAVTAFFAYRLDLLQSLSQWSQGSFATIMAGRYEYVWIAGIMVLVAWVAADRFSVIGMGEEFATNLGLNYRRVVAIGMVVVAVITAAVLVTAGMIPFLGLVVPNIVSLIIGDNVRRAIPWVAGLGAVFVLACDIVARTVRFPYEIPLSVIVGIVGAGLFLWLLLRKGSRAH, from the coding sequence GTGACTGCCACAGTCGTCGCGACGAGCACCCCCACCCCCACCCGCCCCCGGCGGACGTGGGTGGGGGTGCTCATCGGTGTGTCCCTGGTCGTTCTCGGCGCCGCGAGCCTGTTCATCGGCGTCTCCGACGTCTCGCCTGCGGCACTGCTCGAGGGCGGCGCCGACAGCACCGCCGCGTTCCTGCTGGCCGCCAGCCGTCTGCCGCGCACCATCGCGGTGCTGCTCGTCGGCGCGTCGCTGGGCATCGCCGGACTCATCCTGCAGATGCTCGTGCGCAACAAGTTCGTCGAGCCGGGGACGACCGGTGTCACCGAGTTCGCCACCCTCGGCATGCTCGTGGCGATCGTGCTGTGGCCGGGCATGGCGGTGATGGGCAAGATGGGCGTCGCCGCGGCGTTCGGCCTGGTCGGCACGTGGGTGTTCCTTCGGGTCGTGCGCGCCGTCCCGGTGCGCCAGCTGGTGCTGGTGCCGCTGGTCGGCATCATGCTGGGCGGCATCGTCGGCGCCGTGACGGCGTTCTTCGCGTACCGGCTCGACCTGCTGCAGTCGCTGTCGCAGTGGTCACAGGGGAGCTTCGCCACGATCATGGCCGGTCGCTACGAATACGTCTGGATCGCCGGGATCATGGTGCTGGTCGCCTGGGTGGCCGCTGACCGGTTCAGCGTCATCGGCATGGGCGAGGAGTTCGCCACGAACCTGGGGCTGAACTACCGCCGGGTCGTCGCCATCGGCATGGTCGTCGTCGCCGTGATCACGGCCGCAGTGCTGGTCACCGCGGGCATGATCCCGTTCCTGGGCCTGGTCGTCCCCAACATCGTGAGCCTCATCATCGGCGACAACGTGCGCCGGGCGATCCCTTGGGTCGCGGGGCTCGGCGCGGTCTTCGTGCTGGCGTGCGACATCGTCGCCCGCACCGTGCGGTTCCCCTATGAGATCCCGCTGTCGGTCATCGTCGGCATCGTGGGTGCGGGACTGTTCCTGTGGCTCCTGCTGCGGAAGGGGAGCCGTGCGCACTGA
- a CDS encoding MFS transporter has translation MLSVTNRTSLASVGVDTAHRFDIDASTLSMFAVIQLGVYGAMQIPVGLMLDRYGARPLITAGMALMAVGQLVMAVSPNVGVAIAARMLLGAGDAAVFPSVLRLIATWFPSQRGPVMVQLTGILGQLGQIAAIVPLAALLHATSWSIAFGSVAGLCVLFTVLVFALIRNHPPDRDTDVTVDASTGAIRVVTSALDNRVGVRAAWSHPGTRLAFWSHFTTPFAGSAFIMLWGIPFLTAGEGLTQGQAALVTTVYVLAGIAIGPFMGMLSSRIPNFRSRALVLPSIAVQAVAWLIVIAQPGPAPLWMLFGLAIALSMGGPASMIAFDHARTHNPSHRLSTATGITNAGGFLAGLIAIFLIGVALDLQGAGTPETYTLDAFRLAFLTQIPLWVIGWVFIVIERKRTRIHIGMDQPRRRGQATRGA, from the coding sequence ATGCTCTCGGTCACCAACCGCACGTCGCTGGCATCGGTCGGTGTGGATACCGCTCACCGCTTCGACATCGACGCGTCGACGCTGTCGATGTTCGCCGTGATCCAGCTCGGCGTGTACGGCGCGATGCAGATCCCCGTCGGGCTCATGCTCGACCGCTACGGTGCGCGTCCGCTGATCACTGCGGGTATGGCGCTGATGGCCGTCGGCCAGCTGGTCATGGCGGTGTCGCCGAACGTGGGCGTCGCGATCGCCGCGCGCATGCTGCTGGGGGCGGGTGATGCCGCAGTGTTCCCCAGCGTCTTGCGACTCATCGCCACCTGGTTCCCCTCCCAGCGCGGCCCGGTCATGGTGCAGCTGACCGGCATCCTCGGCCAGCTCGGCCAGATCGCCGCAATCGTGCCGCTGGCGGCGCTGCTGCACGCCACCAGCTGGTCGATCGCGTTCGGCAGCGTCGCCGGTCTGTGCGTCCTGTTCACGGTGCTCGTGTTCGCCCTCATCCGCAACCATCCGCCCGATCGCGACACCGACGTCACCGTCGACGCCTCGACCGGCGCGATCCGGGTGGTCACCTCGGCGCTGGACAACCGGGTCGGCGTGCGCGCCGCCTGGTCGCATCCCGGCACCCGGCTCGCGTTCTGGTCCCACTTCACCACCCCGTTCGCCGGGTCGGCCTTCATCATGCTGTGGGGCATCCCGTTCCTCACCGCCGGCGAAGGGCTCACGCAGGGCCAGGCGGCGCTGGTGACGACGGTGTACGTGCTGGCCGGGATCGCGATCGGGCCGTTCATGGGCATGCTGTCCAGCCGCATCCCGAACTTCCGCTCACGCGCCCTCGTGCTCCCCTCGATCGCAGTGCAGGCCGTCGCCTGGCTCATCGTGATCGCCCAGCCGGGCCCCGCCCCGCTGTGGATGCTGTTCGGTCTCGCGATCGCGCTGTCGATGGGGGGACCTGCATCCATGATCGCCTTCGACCATGCCCGCACCCACAACCCGTCGCACCGGCTCAGCACCGCCACCGGCATCACCAACGCGGGCGGCTTCCTCGCCGGGCTGATTGCGATCTTCCTGATCGGTGTGGCGCTGGACCTGCAGGGCGCCGGCACGCCGGAGACCTACACGCTCGATGCGTTCCGCCTTGCGTTCCTCACGCAGATCCCGCTGTGGGTGATCGGGTGGGTGTTCATCGTGATCGAACGCAAGCGCACCCGCATCCACATCGGCATGGACCAGCCACGCCGGCGCGGTCAGGCAACGCGCGGCGCGTAG
- a CDS encoding alpha/beta hydrolase: MDDRAPTTPEDDRVTTFTHGGAQLVVAERGTGGRTFLLVHGIGMGRRVFGDLVEQLSPHGRVVAVDLPGYGAAEEPIRIPTIERLADLLAAYLAAEDRPDGDTIAIGHSMGSQVVAELAARHPGAVDRVVLIGPTVDPAARSALAQLGRLAHDLLVESPTVLLLGAREYVRAGPHLRRKMRAMLVHRPELVYPRVTVPGLVIRGELDVVCPPAWCRQVATALRAPLVEISGHGHETMIRDAAPAARAILADLGIQPVDT; this comes from the coding sequence GTGGACGACCGCGCACCGACGACCCCCGAGGATGACCGCGTCACCACGTTCACGCACGGCGGCGCCCAACTCGTCGTCGCCGAGCGGGGAACGGGCGGCCGCACGTTTCTGCTGGTCCACGGCATCGGCATGGGACGGCGGGTGTTCGGTGATCTGGTCGAACAGCTGAGTCCGCACGGGCGCGTGGTGGCGGTGGATCTGCCGGGGTACGGCGCGGCCGAAGAACCGATCCGCATCCCGACGATCGAACGGCTGGCCGACCTGCTCGCGGCCTATCTCGCGGCCGAGGACCGACCCGATGGGGACACCATCGCGATCGGCCACTCGATGGGCTCGCAGGTCGTCGCCGAACTTGCCGCGCGGCATCCGGGCGCCGTCGACCGCGTCGTGCTGATCGGTCCGACGGTCGACCCCGCGGCCCGTAGCGCCCTGGCGCAGTTGGGGCGCCTCGCGCACGACCTGCTGGTGGAGAGCCCGACGGTGCTGCTGCTGGGCGCGCGGGAATACGTGCGGGCGGGTCCGCACCTGCGCCGCAAGATGCGGGCGATGCTGGTGCACCGGCCAGAGCTGGTCTACCCGCGCGTGACCGTGCCGGGACTGGTCATCCGGGGCGAACTCGACGTGGTGTGCCCGCCGGCGTGGTGCCGGCAGGTGGCCACAGCGCTGCGCGCCCCGCTGGTGGAGATCTCCGGCCACGGCCACGAGACGATGATCCGCGACGCGGCGCCGGCCGCGCGCGCGATCCTCGCCGACCTCGGGATTCAGCCCGTCGACACCTGA
- a CDS encoding iron chelate uptake ABC transporter family permease subunit — MRTDITAAPPPPVAAAATGRSRLAALWARPGVRLGLLVAVVAVLVAVYLFTAVPGSLSYALKIRGLSVIAMVVVAVAVGVSTVVFHTITQNRILTPSIMGFDAFYMLISTVIVFFLGSTAFLRADPVTLWLLQVSVMVAFSVFLFTWLFGGKRRSIHLMLLVGIVLGTFFRSLTEWMQRMLDPLDFQVLTDTAFASLTRPDETLLLLTGILVVLACLAIQPLLRTLDVLTLGEPTAVGLGVNHRRVIMALFAIVSVMVAASTALVGPILFFGLIVANLAYSYAGTFRHRWTLPTAALLGVVFLLGGQLLLERLFGFGGSLSMVIEFAGGLFFLYLVLRKGAR; from the coding sequence GTGCGCACTGACATCACCGCCGCGCCGCCGCCGCCCGTCGCCGCCGCCGCCACTGGCCGCTCCCGCCTGGCCGCGCTCTGGGCTCGTCCCGGGGTGCGTCTGGGGCTGCTCGTAGCCGTCGTGGCCGTCCTCGTCGCGGTATACCTGTTCACCGCCGTACCCGGGTCGCTCAGCTATGCGCTGAAGATCCGCGGTCTGAGCGTGATCGCCATGGTCGTGGTCGCCGTCGCCGTCGGCGTGTCGACGGTGGTGTTCCACACGATCACGCAGAACCGCATCCTGACGCCGTCGATCATGGGCTTCGACGCGTTCTACATGCTCATCTCCACCGTCATCGTGTTCTTCCTCGGCTCGACAGCGTTCCTCCGCGCCGATCCGGTGACCCTGTGGCTGCTGCAGGTGTCGGTCATGGTGGCCTTCAGCGTGTTCCTGTTCACGTGGCTCTTCGGCGGCAAGCGGCGCTCCATCCACCTGATGCTGCTGGTCGGCATCGTGCTGGGTACCTTCTTCCGCAGTCTCACCGAGTGGATGCAGCGGATGCTGGATCCCCTCGACTTCCAGGTGCTCACCGACACCGCTTTCGCCTCGCTGACCCGCCCGGACGAGACGTTGCTGCTGCTCACCGGCATCCTCGTGGTGCTGGCATGCCTGGCCATCCAGCCGCTGCTGCGCACCCTCGACGTGCTCACCCTCGGGGAGCCGACCGCGGTGGGGCTCGGGGTGAATCACCGCCGCGTCATCATGGCGCTGTTCGCGATCGTGTCGGTGATGGTCGCGGCATCCACCGCCCTGGTCGGGCCGATCCTGTTCTTCGGACTCATCGTCGCCAACCTCGCCTACTCGTACGCCGGCACCTTCCGGCATCGCTGGACGCTGCCGACCGCCGCGCTCCTGGGCGTGGTGTTCCTCCTCGGCGGCCAGCTGCTGCTGGAGCGGCTGTTCGGGTTCGGTGGGAGCCTGTCGATGGTCATCGAGTTCGCCGGCGGACTGTTCTTCCTCTATCTCGTGCTGCGAAAGGGGGCGCGATGA